The Hemibagrus wyckioides isolate EC202008001 linkage group LG13, SWU_Hwy_1.0, whole genome shotgun sequence DNA window TTGACTCCATCCCTTTGCTGCTGCCGTCACCGCCACCCTATTCATTTAATCCACAAGACTGCTAATCTTAGGCTACCCCTATTAGAACAGGTAGAATACCAGacgaattataaatgaataaacaggccTAAATGAACCCTCAACAACTCACTAGaaatacaccatctatactaccacaacacagacagaaatataattggcttacattaaaaaaaagggataATACGAGATACACAttcaaatgttgaaatatatatttcatgtatttccagtgatcaagtacagtatatcaaaaatatcagaaacacaaacacaaacttaacaaaTGCTATGACAGTGTAAGTAACAGATAACAATGTTCACTCAATGGCATAAGAACAGACCAGTAAGAGTAAACAGTAAGTAATTAGACCACTTACACTAGTACTATCTATTCTATCtactttttattctatttatttcttataaaaaCATGCTGCATGTACTGCGTtagaaatcggtctgtaatttgatcattcattagggtctagtttcggtttcttaagaagaggcttaataacagCCAACTTGAGAGGTTTAGGGACGTGACCTAAATATATCGAGGAactaataatgaattaataatgttgagaagaggctctccagttGTATGTATCATGTCTTTCAGCAATCTAactggaattggatctaacaaacacgttgttgatttagccgtggTCATAAGTTTATCTAGCTCTTCCTGTCCTATACctgtaaagcattgtagctctagatgtggagctttaggcGGGACTGGATCACAGGATGGTGTCAAAGGTtcaacatccaatattttgtttctgatactatcaattttttcggtgaagaaattcataaagtcctcactactaaactgtgatggagTACTCTTTTCAGATATCTGATGTTTTGCTActctagccactgtactaaataagaatctggaatTGTTTTgggacctgtccagggtgtacccctgcctttcaccctatgtgctctgggataggctccaacagatccccgtgaccctaattaggagtaagcgggtatagacaatgaatgaatgaattgttttggtttatttctatcagtttgctcagatgctcagccctagcagcttttagagtcagtctatagctggacaaactgtctttatacgcaattctaaaaacttctaatgtAGTTTTTCTCCACTCTCGGTCGAGGTTACGAGTTGCTCTCTTGATGGCGTGAGAATGACTATTacaccatggtgcaggtgttttatctctgaacTTTTgtagtcggatgggggcaacagtgtctagtgtgctgatGAAAATAGGGCCTATGCTGTTAGTTACTTCATctagatcatctgcatttaggggttTAGTAaaaagttgagacagatctagCAGATTACTTgtgaatctgtctttagtggtcggaATAATGGTTCTACGAAATCGATAACGTGGAGAGACATtgctaatatgttctacaggtagagtgtacactaaaaGCTGATGGTCTGTGATACCATCACTTTGAGGTAGAATATTTATATCAGTGACATCTGCTCCAGGTGATATAACTAAATCTAGtatatgattaaaacgatgagttggtctagtaatgttttgtttgaccccaaaggaatttagcaAATCCATAAATGCGAGTCCCAAAGCATCATTATTGTCGTCtacatgaatattaaaatctcCAACAATCAACAATTTATCAGAATTAATCAATGGGTCTGAGAGTAGATGTGCAAACTCTTTTAGAAAATCAACGTCTATACACGGTGGCCACAGCAAGATATAGCAGGgattttttaagtattttttgtgAGTGCCActttaaggacaagcacttcgAATTAGTTAAACCTGGGACAATGGAGCAGTCCCATGGTCATTGAGGGGGCAGTACAGTGGCTCGTTCTTTGCTAAAAAAACTGCCCTGTGATTGTCATAGACCCCAGGAATGAGTGTAGGCTGGTTGAGGGCTGGGCTCTCCACAGAATGGTTAAGCATGGACGGGTGGTGTGAACATTGAGGCAGTGATTCAAGCAATATGGGAACCATTGAGTCAGTTCTTTGTCCCAACAAGAGAACATAGGGTTGTGTACCTGGAGCCATGGAAAACCTAAGATAACTGGGTTGGTGGGTGAGGAGGTGAAATAAAAGGAGAGTTTCTCCATGTGGAAGAGTCCCACTTGAATGGTGACAGGGATGGTATGACAGGTGATGTAGCCCTCTCCGATGGGTTGGTTGTCGACTGCCGTGATGTGGAGAGGGGTGGTGCAGGGTGATGTAGGTAGCTGCAATTCTTCCACGAGTTGATGATCGATAAGATTGACAGCGGCTCCGGAGACAGCTAGGGCTACAAAACAACAGGTAACATGAGCAAGGTGCAATGTTATAGGAAcagttacactacacaaacGAGAGATCCAGCCCACCTTAGAGCCTTGATGTGAGGGTTTCTCAGGACAGGCAGCACATTGGTGATCAGTTTTACCGCAGCAGAAGCATAGTTGGAGTTGGGTACAGCGCTGGCGTTCTTCTAGAGAGACATGGGCATAAAATAGGTAATGTGAACATTTCCTGtttataattacaaaataaatattatattaatatgacTTGAGCATAAACCCTTTCTATCAGTATGCTGGTGTTCTAATGCACCagtggaatggaaatggacatGCTGCATATTTTCCTTCAGAATAAACTAACATTTTCTGGTTGTGAAAAtcagtctgatataaaacgagtgaGGACATTCAGTGGGCTTTTAGTGTGAGAcgagtgtgtttatattatattgccACTAGTAGGCTATGTAAGAACAGAAATTCTTATGAACCACTAGAAactcttaaagtcctgagtgtctacattcatatgagcttcatattaaccaccaggttggagtgtgacatgacaaagacattcaaccCCTGATTTTATAGCCAAGATCATTATAGGCATGATTGTGACACTCAGGGAGCTAGTGACCAGAAgaggagatggactttgggtcaggaAGCTGATCTACACGGCCTGTGTTAAGCATGAAAtgcattaaatgaaatgaacatcAGGGTAAAGGAACACAAGTGGAAGTTATATACAGGTATAACATGTAATTACATATATACGAAACTTTtttgatttttaataatgtaaaaatcttATTCTTAGTAAATGTTTCCTGACCTAATGAACTAatcgagtttttttttttttaatcgagACTCCAATTCTCTTTTATTAGttaaacactttaaacagaGTTAAAAATAAGTCGTTTAACCtctacagtgttttttttttcagatagcAAAGTGCAGTAATCCATTCAGATGATAAGATTTGAAATGGGTCAGGTCGAGCACGAAGAGGATGtcagcatttatttctttacattcacaggttttttttttgtttttttttagaatactAAGAATTTTCATGTGTAAACACTCGTACAAACAATTTACACATGAATCCAGTCATCTCCaacttgataaatgaggctcaatacacattaaaaaaaacaacaaacatgatTCGGTGTCTTCCATAGAAAaacgaaataaataactgaaacatgatacaattattatttaaaattgcagaattattaaattcaattttctattcatgaaaacatgaaactaagtagaaagaaagaaagaaagaaagaaagaaagaaagaaagaaagaaagaaagaaagaaagaaagaaagaaagaaagaggatttgagcaaacaaaaacagaattaatttttaaaatgtatgtttattttctatatataataaatgtctCATGAGTCTAATTATAATGTTAATAGTAAACATACATATTATAAGTTTATTATAAGAAACTAAAGATTTCTATTTGAGTATTGAGTTTTAAATGGTAGTTTTCTAGATGAATGTTTTATCCACTCTGGCATTAATATCTgctcagtagagtggtgtagaatgatgatgtagaaatgaacactaAATGAATGCTAGGAGTGATTATGCTCTTGATTCTGTTCTTGGGATGTTTTTCTCTACAGTTTTCTGTGGACAATCTTCATATGAAGCATCGGGTCAGTCACTTTGTGCTTGATGAGACACGGTATAACCAATTCTAGTGTTTAAGGGGGGGGTGAGCTGGAACTGGAGGGGGGGTTGAGCTGGAGGGGGGGTTGAGACTGGAGGGGGGATGATGGGGGGGTTAGCTGGAactggagggggggggggttgagaTGGAGGGGGGGGCGATGGGGGGTGAGTTGGAACCGAAATCAGAATCAAATCATACGTCATTAAGAACAGACGCCTCGGTTGTCATGGCAAAGATTAAACACAACATCGACTAACAGCGACGAAGCAAGACGCAAGTTTGAGTGCGAAAACCAaaagatcattttatttaaaaaaaccgCGAGAAAGCGataattttgttaaaaaacagcaacaaatagATCATTTTGTCACAAAACCAGCGACAAGAgatcattttgttaaaaaaccAGCGACAAATAGATCATTTTGTCAGAAAACCGGCGAGCAAGAGAAACTTCAACTTCTGCTTGTGTAAAAAGGTATTTTAACAACAACTggtcttttaaataaaacagaacattAGCGTTTTCTTAATGTTCTTGACTGTTTTCAGGAAATTAACTTCACCCcttttaatattcataaataacGAGACTCGCTTACGGAAAGCTAATTGTCGTTACTTTGTTAGCTCATTAGCTCCGTTAACACTCCTGTAGTTCATGTACGTTTATAAATGAGTGTAATGTTAGCACTCGGTAATGTTAGCCTAGCTAAACCCTGTGGAGATTTATAAGTCAGTATAATGAGTTATAAACCGTTTTATGATTAAAAATGGTAATGCGCTGTCTAAGAGACGATGCTTGTCACCACAACTGTGCCGTGAGAAAACTTTATTTACTTACTGCTTTTGCTTCAGCTATCGCTTTAGATCGCTAATCCTCCGTGAGGCTCACGGGCGAGTCGGTTCATTGAATCGATTCTTTTATGAACTAATTGAAGGAGTCGACTCCATCGTGAACTACACGTCACTTTTGCACAAACACTTGAATAAATAGTGTAGAAAAAATAGTTAATTGAACTGTGCACTTTTTTCCGGCAGATGCCGGAAATGACCAGTCCTATGGAAGGTCAGGACAGAAGTGCTGGCTTCATGAGtggtaatgtttttttattattattattatcattattaaaaactATTACATGggtaaaatatgaatttattatgtatagggctgaactttttctgattcggGACAGGGCCTGAGGTGTTATTAATTACATGTtgggtctgttttttttttttcagctggaGTGTTTTATCCAACCTTACATCCTCTGTATGAAGGTCATCAtcttctgcagaaaagggagcgCAAACtggtaatgaatcaaataaagttCTGCTAGAATAGCAGACATCTGGCTGGTTTTATTACAGTCATTCTGTGCTCACGAATCAAGTATTTATCCTAATTCCTTACAGATTATAATCACGGACCCAGATGACTGCGATCGAGACATGATGGCCGAGCTCTATGGAGTAAAAATGTCGGCTTTACTGACGACACCTCCTAAAAGGCCTGAATGCAGCATCGCTGTGAAGGATCCTGTACCCCCGAGAACCACACCCCCAAAGGAGGCGGAGCCGAACACTGCCCCTGCTTCAGAGGTGAATACTGAGCTGGACAATTTCACAGTGTACTACAAAAATACTACTacacaggaagaaagaaacaaatccagctgatttagtggtgttgtgtgtaatattactttatttcagtttagatacattatgatgaacattacattgatccagtgtgtgttttccctcagACCCGATCACAGAAAAAGACCAGGGAACCGGTCAGATTCTTCATTCCCCTGacggaagaagaaaaagaggaggcaaagaaagccaacatcGTTTTTGGTGATGTCTTGTCCGACCACCTGACACTTACAGGGGGTGACATTGTGGAGGCTCCTGCCCCtctacaaaccacacccccaaagGAGGTGGAGCCGAACACTGCCGCTGCTTCAGAGGTGAATACTGAGCTGGACAATTTCACAGTGTACTCCAGCTGATTTAGTGGTGTTATGTGTTATATTATTTCAGTTTAGatacattatgatgaacattacattgatccagtgtgtgttttccctcagACCCGATCTCAGAAAAAGACCAGGGAACCGGTCAGATTCTTCATTCCCCTGacggaagaagaaaaagaggaggcCAAGAAAGCCAACATCGTTTTTGGTGCTTTGTTGTCCGACCACCTGACACTTACAGGGGGTGACATTGTGGAGGCTCCTGTCCATCTACAAGCCACATCCCCAAAGGAGGCGGAGCCGAACATTGCCCCTGCTTCAGAGGTGAATACTGAGCTGGACAATTTCACAGTGTACTCCAGCTGatttagtggtgttgtgtgttatattatttcagtttagatacattatgatgaacattacattgatccagtgtgtgttttccctcagACCCGATCACAGAAAAAGACCAGGGAACCGGTCAGATTCTTCATTCCCCTGacggaagaagaaaaagaggaggcaaagaaagcaAACATCGTTTTTGGTGATGTCTTGTCTGACCACCTGGAACTTACAGGGGGTGACATTGTGGAGGCTCCTGCCCCTGtacaaaccacacccccaaagGAGGCGGAGCCAAACACTGCCCCTGCTTCAGAGGTGAATACTGAGCTGGACAATTTCACAGTGTACTCCAGCTGttttagtggtgttgtgtgtaatattactttatttcagtttagatacattatgatgaacattacattgatccagtgtgtgttttccctcagACCCGATCACAGAAAAAGTCCAGGGAGCCGGTCAGATTCTTCATGAccgaagaagaaaaagagaaggcaaagaaagccaacatcATTTTTGGTGATGTCTTGTCTGACCACCTGGAACTTACAGGGGGTGACATTGTGGAGGCTCCTGCCCCtctacaaaccacacccccaaagGAGGCTGAGCCAAACAACACTCTTGAGCTTGCTCCTGTTGAGGTCCAGCCCTCAGAGCTTCATCCCGCTGCCACTCCTAGTAACCAAATAGAGAGGAAGAAGTACGATCGGGAATTCCTGCTGCGTTTACGGTTCGTCAGTGCCAGCATGCGCAGACCCGAGGGTTTTCCAGACATCCCCGGCGTCGTTCTAGACAAGGTAAACATGACCGTTAGTGACATGACGCTCTGTAGGAGCACAGTGATTTACTCAGTATGAAGTGTCAGGCTAATATATCACTTTTTATTGCCCTGGAGCACGTCGAGGACCTGTAAGTCTCACAAAAGGAACTTCAAAACACCAGATAGTTTTATTAATTGTAACATTAAAGTCTTGAGTATCTGAGAGTTGATCAGTCTTTTATTTGGTGCATTAATTAAAAGTATAAGCCAAGCAGTTGACGAAGTCACAgcctttcagttttaaataaacctTTCAATTGTTTTTGTCGTCTCTCAGCAGTGTGATCTTAAAAAGCCAAACAAGATCATCACCCGCGTGTCTCTGAACGATGACGTGCAACTGGACAAGGCTGAGAAAGCCTGGAAGCCGGCGGCGAAGAAGTCCCGCGGCAACAAGGATGACCAGGAAATGGTCAAGACCCAGGAGCTCTTCAAGAGAGTGCGCAGTATCTTGAATAAACTGACGCCGGAGATGTTCCAGCAGCTCATGAAACGGTTCATGGAGCTGACCATCGACACGGAGGAGAGACTTAAAGGCGTCGTGGACCTCATCTTCGAAAAAGCCATTTCTGAACCCAACTTCTCAGTCACTTATGCCAACATGTGCCGCTGCTTTGTGGGGGTGAGTCGCCACACCCAGCCTCTCGGTCCACATTTATCGGTCATGTCAAAACCTACACTTtattctacacatacacaagagctgttcatctatctatctatacacatacacaagagctgttcatctatctatctatacacatacacaagagctgttcatctatctatctatacacatacacaagagctgttcatctatctatctatacacatacacaagagctgttcatctatctatctatacatacacaagagctgttcatctatctatctatacacatacacaagagctgttcatctatctatctatacatacacaagagctgttcatctatctatctatacacatacacaagagctgttcatctatctatctatacacatacacaagagctgttcatctatctatctatacacatacacaagagctgttcatctatctatctatacacatacacaagagctgttcatctatctatctatacacatacacaagagctgttcatctatctatctatacatacacaagagctgttcatctatctatctgtacacatacacaagagctgttcatctatctgtctatacacatacacaagagctgttcatctatctatctatacacatacacaagagctgttcatctatctatctatacatacacaagagctgttcatctatctatctgtacacatacacaagagctgttcatctatctatctatacacatacacaagagctgttcatctatctatacatacatacacaagagctgttcatctatctatctatacatacacaagagctgttcatctatctatctatacacatacacaagagctgttcatctatctatctatacacatacacaagagctgttcatctatctatctatacacatacacaagagctgttcatctatctatctgtacacatacacaagagctgttcatctatctatctgtacacatacacaagagctgttcatctatctatctatacacatacacaagagctgttcatctatctatctatacatacacaagagctgttcatctatctatctatacacatacacaagagctgttcatctatctgtctatacacatacacaagagctgttcatctatctatctatacacatacacaagagctgttcatctatctatctatacatacacaagagctgttcatctatctatctatacacatacacaagagctgttcatctatctatctatacacatacacaagagctgttcatctatctatctatacacatacacaagagctgttcatctatctatctatacacatacacaagagctgttcatctatctatctatacatacacaagagctgttcatctatctatctgtacacatacacaagagctgttcatctatctatctatacacatacacaagagctgttcatctatctatctgtacacatacacaagagctgttcatctatctatctatacacatacacaagagctgttcatctatctatctgtacacatacacaagagctgttcatctatctatctatacacatacacaagagctgttcatctatctatctatacacatacacaagagctgttcatctatctatctatacacatacacaagagctgttcatctatctatctatacacatacacaagagctgttcatctatctatctatacatacacaagagctgttcatctatctatctatacatacacaagagctgttcatctatctatctgtacacatacacaagagctgt harbors:
- the LOC131363654 gene encoding eukaryotic translation initiation factor 4 gamma 3-like, producing MPEMTSPMEGQDRSAGFMSAGVFYPTLHPLYEGHHLLQKRERKLIIITDPDDCDRDMMAELYGVKMSALLTTPPKRPECSIAVKDPVPPRTTPPKEAEPNTAPASETRSQKKTREPVRFFIPLTEEEKEEAKKANIVFGDVLSDHLTLTGGDIVEAPAPLQTTPPKEVEPNTAAASETRSQKKTREPVRFFIPLTEEEKEEAKKANIVFGALLSDHLTLTGGDIVEAPVHLQATSPKEAEPNIAPASETRSQKKTREPVRFFIPLTEEEKEEAKKANIVFGDVLSDHLELTGGDIVEAPAPVQTTPPKEAEPNTAPASETRSQKKSREPVRFFMTEEEKEKAKKANIIFGDVLSDHLELTGGDIVEAPAPLQTTPPKEAEPNNTLELAPVEVQPSELHPAATPSNQIERKKYDREFLLRLRFVSASMRRPEGFPDIPGVVLDKQCDLKKPNKIITRVSLNDDVQLDKAEKAWKPAAKKSRGNKDDQEMVKTQELFKRVRSILNKLTPEMFQQLMKRFMELTIDTEERLKGVVDLIFEKAISEPNFSVTYANMCRCFVGLKVPTSDNSGATVSFHRLLLNRCQKEFEKDKGDDEIFQQKQKELDAATEEEVEQRLNEARRRSLGNIKFIGELFKLKMVKEQIMHVCIVKLLKNHEESLEVLCRLLSTIGKNLDLEESKPCMDQYFQQMEQIVKERKTSSRIRFMLQDVLDLRKNNWVPRRGDQGPKTIDQIHKDAELEEQRELIKVQQLLQSKKNSCQERRGKMNHPQDEGWNAVPNRTMKQPIDTPRLTEPDAGQSAMCTLNRFSVLHQSGPSSTSCSSSLDSKCRVPQDQGLDRKGICKPALSEEEVEKKTTAIIEEYLHINDLKEAVQCVEELNSASVLFVFVRNAVELTLERSTVARERLGLLLHELISTRILPPEQYFRGLREILEVADDMAIDIPHIWQYLAEIITPMLHDGGIPMGPLFRELTKPLLPIGKAAVLLVHILNRLVRGHNKAGALWIDAELNWKDFLPEDEDVNKFVAEQKVEFTLKEKLEKLRKKELRAKELSNNI